CGCCCCGATCATGCCCGCCAGCCTCCAGGAAGCCAAGAGCGAAGACTGGCGCCGCGCCCGCTCACGCTTCGACGAACAGCTCGGCGCAGCCTTCGAGGGCAGCATCCCCGCCCAGTACCGCGACCTGCTCAACGCCTACTTCGACCGCTTGCGCAAGGAACCGATCCGGTGAAGACAGGACCGATAGGACAGATGGGGCCGACCGGGCGGACGGGAGCCGCTCGCTCCGGGGGCTCCGTTCGTTCCCTCGGGATTCTCTTGGCGCTCCTGTGCGCCCCCATCCTGCACGCGGGCGAGGACATCAAGGTCACCCCCGAGATCGAGCGCGCCGTCACCCGCGGCCTCGACTACCTGGCCCGCACCCAGAAGCCCGACGGCTCGTGGCCCGACAACTACGGCCAGGTGAGCGGCGTGGTGGGCCTCGCCATGCTCGCCTTCCTCGCCCACGGCGAAATGCCCGACGAGGGGAAATACGGCCTCGTCATCCGCCGCTGCGTGGACTACATCGTGAAGAACCAGCAGGCCAACGGCCTCCTCTCCAGCGAGAGCGGCAGCCCCATGTACAGTCACGGCTTCGCCACGCTCGCTCTCGGCGAAGTGTACGGCATGATTGACGACCCGCGCGTGGGCCCCGCCCTCAAGAAGGCGGCCGGCCTTACCGTCAGCTCGCAGAACCAGCGCGGCGGCTGGCGCTACAGCGTCAATTCCACCGACGCCGACACCACCGTCTCCGGCGCCCAGATGATGGGCCTGCGTGCCGCGGCCAACGCCGGCATCGAGGTGCCCATCTCGACCATCCAGCGCGGCGTGGCCTTCTACAAGAGCTGCTTCTGCCCCGGCGGCGGCTTCGGCTACACGGGCGCCGACAGCCCCAGCCCCGCGCGCAGCGGCATCGGCCTCCTCATCCTGAGCCTCTCCGGCGCCTATCGCTCGCCCGAGGCCAAGGCCACGGCCGACCTCCTGCTCGCCGGCGGGGGCGGCTACGGCCATTTCGGCTACTTCCACTACGCCGCCTACTATTGCTCCCAGGCCATGCTCCAGGCCGGCGGCAAGTACTGGCGCCACTGGAACGAGACGATGACCCCCATGCTCCTCTCGATGCAGAGCCCCGACGGCTCCTGGTCCGACCGCGGCAGCAGCGGCGGCGTCATCGCTGCCACGGCCTTCGCCCTGCTCGCCATCGAGATCAACTACAACCTGCTCCCGATCTACCAGCGGTAGCAGGCAGGAGGCCCCGACCATGAATGCTCGCCTTAGCATCCCACGGGCCCTCGCCATTGCGGCGCTGGGCGTGGCCGCGCTCACGCTGAGCCTTCCCCGAGGAGCCCATGCCGAGCGCCTGCCGGTCCCGGCTCAGCAGCTCATCGAGGTGAAGGACGGGGCCGAGGTCAACCTTGCGCAGGCCCAGCTCCAGATCAATGCCGAAGGGCGGAAGATCTTCGTGCCACAGCCCCGCGGCGCCGACGACACGCTCGACGACTCGGCCAAGGGCGGCAAGAAAGGCGAGGGCGACGTCGTCACCACCATCCGCGGCGACAAGATCGTCGGCAAGGTCCTCACCATCGAGACCGGCGGCAAGCTCCACCTCACCGCCCCGCACTTCGAGGGCGAGGTGGTGATCCTGGCCTCCGCCCTCGACACGGTCGAGCTCAACCCCACCGAGAAGGCCAAGGGCGACGACGAGGTGGCCCTCAGCAACGACGACCGCATCGTCGGCGAGGTGGCCTCCATCACCCCCGAAGCCGTCATCATCGAGACCAAGGCCACCGGGCCCGTTAAGGTGGACCGCAAGATCATCCGCTCCATCAGCTTCGCGCGCGGCAGCGTCACCGCACTCGAGAGCAACTTCGAGAGCGGCAAGATCGAGCCCTGGACGGCTCGCGGCGGCGGCTGGACTGTGGCCAACGGCGCCCTCACCTGCAACACGCAGGGCGATTGCCAGACCGTCTTCGCCAAGTTCGATCAGCGCGAGGCCATCACCATGGAGGCCAAGGTGCAGGCCACCTTCGGCCGGTACATCCACGTCGAGCTGATCCTGGCTGCCGACAACACCGAGGGCCAGTACGGCACCAACAGCCTGATCGCACGCTTCTACGCCAGCCAGTTCAACCTCATGGTCATGCAGAACGGCGGCATGAACTCCTTCGCCGACCGCCACATCGGCCGCCTGATGACCGAAGCCACGGTGCGCGTGGCCTACGACCCCGCCAGCAACAAGGCCCGAGCGTGGCTCGACAGCACCGACCTCGGCGAGTACGCGGTCCCGGGCAACGTGGCCCCTGGGAAGTTCGTGATGTTCAACGCCCGCTACCCCTGCCGCGTGACGCGCCTGCGGGTGGTCCAAGGCGTCGTGGGGCCGACCGCCGTCGAGAAGGAGGAGACCACGGATGCCCACGTGGTCCGCTTCGTCAATCGGGACCGCGTCGCCGCCACCGATCTGGCTCTGGCCGAAGGCAAGCTCACCCTGAAGACGGCGTTCGGCGACATTGCGGCCGAGGTGGGCAAGGTGCAGAACATCAACTTCCAGACCAAGGGCATCGAGAAGCCGCGCAGGAACAAGGGCGACGTCCTCGTCGAGACCTTCGACAGCCGCTTCACCCTCCAGTTCGAGCGGCTCACGGACCAGTACCTGATCGGCAAGTCCGGTTCTCTGGGCGACGTGAAGGTCCTGCGTTCCTGCCTCAAGCGCATCTCGTTCAACGTCTACAAGTAGAGGCCCCCATGAACCGCACCTGGCTGTTCACTGCGTTCGTGTTCCCGCTCCTCGCCTCGAGCGCCCCGGCAGGCCCTGCACGGGTGACCGCTGACCGGGTGATCCAGGCCCTCATCCGCGACCTGGGGGCCGAGAGCTACACGGCCCGCGAGCGCGCCACCACGGCCCTGCGCCTGGTCGGCCAGCCGGCCCGCAAGGCCCTCGAGAAGGCCGCGGAGTCGGACGACCCGGAGGTGCGCCTCCGTGCGCGCGACGTCCTCAGCGACGTCGTCCTCGGCATTGGCCCCGACTGGCCGGCCGACATCGTGCTCCTCGTGCGCCACTTCGACGACATGCAGCAGCACGAGCGCAGCAACGCCATCTACCGCATCGCGCAGTTGGGGGCCAAGGCCGTGCCCTTCCTCCTCAAACGCATGGAGACTGGCACTCCTAGCGAAGCCAACTGGGCGCTCAACGCCCTCCAGCAACGCGCCAACAATGCCGAAGTCTGCGAGGAAGTCATCCGCCTGCTCGGCGAGCCCGCCAACGACCAGCAGGCCCGGGCCCTCGCCTGGGCCCGCGCCCAGCGCGGCCAGGCCCTCGCGGGCATCGAGGCCATCGTCACCCAGCGCCCCGCCGACCTGAAGATCAACAAGGCCACTGAGGTGACGATCGAGGATTCCCTCGCCCGGCTCAGAGCCGGCAAGGCGCAGGAGGTGCTCGCTGAGGCCGAGAACCTGGCCAAGGCCGACCCCGCCGATCCTCGAGCCCTCTACCTCCAGGCCGAGGCCCTCATCCTGCTCAATCGCGACAAGGAGGCCCTCAGCCTTCGCGACAAGGCCGTCGCCCTCAGCCCCGACCAGCAACAGCCACACTACCTGGCCGCCGAGATGCTCACCAGGCTCGGGCGCCATCGCCTCGCGGTCAAGGAGTGGCAGCGCGTCATCGAGACCGAGCCAGCCGACACCGAGTGCGACGCCACCGCGTACCTGAACCTGGGCGCTATCCACACGGCCAATGGACTCTTCGAGTCCGCAGCCCAGTATCTTGAGAAAGCTCTCCAGACTCTGAGCAAGTCCAAGGACCAGGAGAAGGTCAAGCCCCTGGCCAGCGCGCTCCAGATGGAGGTGGACCGCCTGAGGCAACGGGCCGCCTCGTTCCCCGTTTCGCCCGAGGCCGTGGTCGAGGACGCCGTGCCCGCCAACGAGCTTCAGCTCGAGGTGCGGGTGATCCCCAAGGAGGGCAAGGTCGAGGACCTCCAGAAGGCCCTCGCCACAACGGCGGCGCAGTTCCAGATCATGGTCGAGCTGCCGGAGGTTGCCATCCTCGACCTTCCGGCAGCCGCGCTCCGCTATGACAAGGCCAAGAAGCAGCTCCTTCTCCTGCTGCACGATTCCCCGGCCTGCGACCCCCTGCCCTTCGACCTCCAGGGCAACGAGGCCCGTGTGGCCCTCCATCTGCCCGGCATCACGTACCTCTACAAGGTAGAGGCCTCCGGCACGGCCGAGCGGCTGGCACGCTTCGAGAAGGATTACCAGGTCACCCTCAAGCCCGGCCTCAAGGTTTCCGGCCTGGCCAGCCCGGCACTGCGCATCAACGGCGTGGCCTATGAGTGGGAGAAGGCCCTGGCCGGCATCCCCTTCGCACGGCTGCCCGAGCAGTTCGATGTCATTGTGGAAGGCACGGCGCCGCTGGGGCGGCGGATGACCGTGCGAGCAACCGTCGCGGCCACCGAGCCGGCGCCCGAGGGCCCCAAGCCAGCCTCCGAGCCGGCATCCAAACCCTGAGAATGCAACCCTGATGCTGCAACCAAGTCGCCTGCTTCCTGGCCGAGGCCGCCGCGGCGCCTTCCTGCGCG
This window of the Planctomycetota bacterium genome carries:
- a CDS encoding terpene cyclase/mutase family protein, with product MALLCAPILHAGEDIKVTPEIERAVTRGLDYLARTQKPDGSWPDNYGQVSGVVGLAMLAFLAHGEMPDEGKYGLVIRRCVDYIVKNQQANGLLSSESGSPMYSHGFATLALGEVYGMIDDPRVGPALKKAAGLTVSSQNQRGGWRYSVNSTDADTTVSGAQMMGLRAAANAGIEVPISTIQRGVAFYKSCFCPGGGFGYTGADSPSPARSGIGLLILSLSGAYRSPEAKATADLLLAGGGGYGHFGYFHYAAYYCSQAMLQAGGKYWRHWNETMTPMLLSMQSPDGSWSDRGSSGGVIAATAFALLAIEINYNLLPIYQR